The Kiritimatiellales bacterium genomic sequence AAACATGGAACGCCGGCGTTCTCGACTATCTTAACATCACAGCAGATCAAGTGCCGTCGATCGGGCCGCTGCCGGCGCCGGCGGGGAAGACGGAATCAGATAACGTTCTTGGACTGCCCGCTGGAATTCCGGTGTTCTGCGCCGGCAATGATCAAACCGCCGGTGCGTATGCCGCCGGGCTTGAACGCAACGGCGGAACGTTAATTACACTGGGTTCGGCGCAGGTGGTTTATCAATGGACGGCAGAGCTTTCGGCGCCGGCGGCGAAAATGATTCGCGGCATCTATCCGCACGGCGGATATTACCGGATGATCGCCGATCCGTTTGGCGGGAATCTTATTTTGCAAGCTGTTCAGCGCCTTCAACTTTCCGGCTTTGCCGGATTTTTTGAACTGGCGGAAAAAGGCTTTTCCGGCGGCGGGTTTCTGCCGGAATTTGATTCCGATGGAAAAACAATATTTGAATATGCCGGTAAACTTCCGGCAGAACAGTTCTGCGCCGGAATTATTGAATTTCTAACGAACCGCATGACCGGATATGTTGAGCGGATGAAACCCGCCGGCACACTTTATATTGCCGGCGGCGGCGCAAAAAATCAGATCTGGAAAAACCGCCTTGAACAAAACCTCAATCGTTATTTAACCGTTCAAACCGCTGATCCCGGTGCCGGTGCGGCGCGGATGATTGCGGTAAAATGATGCGCTGATTATTTTTTATTCAGTATCGTTAATGCATCTTCTGCGGAACGGATCCAGACGGAGCGCGGGTTGTCGGTGAGAAAATCTTCCAGCACGATGCGCGCTTCATCGATATTACCGGCCTGTTCATAATTGCGCGCAATGCTCAGCACCGCCACCGGATAAAGATTATGGTTTGCATATTTCACGGCGAATGCATTGAACTCTTCGGCCGCTGCTGCGAAATCACCGTCCGCTT encodes the following:
- a CDS encoding FGGY family carbohydrate kinase, with amino-acid sequence MILCIDLGSTSFKAALFDSALNRRAGGSAYLNYLCTGARTELDPVEIISAAYSAVKETLRAGKNFPTEISAVAITSQAQTFALRQNNRFLTPFISWQDQRGAAISAAVKTDPHFADYKFHSSFYEPCGAQMVCLLKAVLNEHPAFGSANVLPLPSFIIEQLTGTPVLDENLAGMSGLWSLKEKTWNAGVLDYLNITADQVPSIGPLPAPAGKTESDNVLGLPAGIPVFCAGNDQTAGAYAAGLERNGGTLITLGSAQVVYQWTAELSAPAAKMIRGIYPHGGYYRMIADPFGGNLILQAVQRLQLSGFAGFFELAEKGFSGGGFLPEFDSDGKTIFEYAGKLPAEQFCAGIIEFLTNRMTGYVERMKPAGTLYIAGGGAKNQIWKNRLEQNLNRYLTVQTADPGAGAARMIAVK